The following are encoded together in the Tripterygium wilfordii isolate XIE 37 chromosome 3, ASM1340144v1, whole genome shotgun sequence genome:
- the LOC119995023 gene encoding ABC transporter B family member 1, producing MSQDSQEIKTTEQWRWSEMQGLEVVSASPVSDPFKTSNPSPTPTTPTHLILTSEPRLQQLPVALETVQERGEMESSISEPQKDGTSGGGGGGAGSSGEKPADVPTVGFLELFRFADGLDYVLIIIGSIGAIIHGSSMTVFLRFFADLVNSFGSNANDIDKMTQEVLKYVFYFLVVGAAVWASSWAEISCWMWTGERQSTKMRIKYLEAALNQDIQFFDTEVRTSDVVFAINSDALMVQDAISEKFGNFLHYMATFVSGFLVGFTAAWQLALVTLAVVPLIAVIGAVHGITLGKFSGRSQEALSRAGNVVEQTIVQIRVVFAFVGDSRALQAYSSALKVSQRSGYKSGLVKGMGLGATYFVVFCSYALLLWYGGYLVRHHLTNGGLAIATMFAVMLGGLGLAASAPSIAAFAKAKVAAARIFRIIDHKPGVDRNSESGLELESVTGLVELKSVDFSYPSRPEVRILNNFNLTVPAGKTIALVGSSGSGKSTVVSLIERFYDPTSGEVLLDGHDIKNLKLRWLRQQIGLVSQEPALFATTIKENILLGRPDADQVEIEEAARVANAHSFIIKLPEGFDTQVGERGLQLSGGQKQRIAIARAMLKNPAILLLDEATSALDSESEKLVQEALDRFMIGRTTLVIAHRLSTIRKADLVAVIQQGSVSEIGTHDELIAKGENGAYAKLIRMQETAHETAMNNARKSSARPSSARNSVSSPIIARNSSYGRSPYSRRLSDFSTSDFSLSFDASHPNYRLEKLAFKEQASSFWRLAKMNYPEWVYALFGSIGSIICGCLSSFFAYVLSAVLSVYYNPSHAYMIREIEKYCYLLIGLSSAALIFNTEQHFFWNIVGENLTKRVREKMFGAVLKNEMAWFDQEENESGRIASRLALDANNVRSAIGDRISVIVQNTGLLLFACTAGFVLQWRLALVLMAVFPLVVGATVLQKMFLNGFSGDLEAAHAKATQLAGEAIANVRTVAAFNSESKIVGLFSTRLQTPLRRSFWKGQIAGSGFGVAQFLLYASYALGLWYASWLVKHGISDFSKTIRVFVVLMVSANGAAETLTLAPDFVKGGRAMKSVFELLDRKTEIEPDDSDATPVPDRLRGEVELKHVDFSYPSRPDVPVFRDLSLRARAGKILALVGPSGCGKSSVIALIQRFYEPSSGRVTIDGKDIRKYNLKSLRKHMALVPQEPCLFASTIYENIAYGNEAANEAEIIEAATLANAHKFISALPEGYKTFVGERGVQLSGGQKQRIAIARALVRKAEILLLDEATSALDVESERFVQEALDRACSGKTTIVVAHRLSTIRNASVIAVIDDGKVAEQGSHSHLLKNYPDGCYARMIQLQRFTHSQVIGITSGSSSTTRPKDDEEKEA from the exons ATGTCACAAGATTCTCAGGAGATAAAGACGACTGAGCAGTGGAGATGGTCCGAAATGCAAGGCCTTGAAGTTGTCTCTGCCTCTCCTGTCTCTGACCCATTTAAGACCAGCAATCCATCTCCAACCCCAACAACGCCTACCCATTTAATACTTACTAGTGAACCAAGATTACAACAGCTACCAGTTGCTTTGGAGACTGTGCAAGAGAGAGGCGAAATGGAGAGCTCCATTTCTGAACCCCAAAAGGATGGAactagtggtggtggtgggggtggTGCTGGGAGTAGTGGAGAGAAGCCTGCGGATGTTCCCACAGTTGGGTTTCTAGAGCTGTTCAGATTCGCAGATGGGTTGGATTATGTGTTGATTATAATTGGGTCGATTGGTGCCATTATTCATGGCTCTTCTATGACGGTGTTTCTCCGCTTCTTCGCCGACCTTGTTAACTCGTTTGGGTCTAATGCCAATGACATTGATAAGATGACGCAGGAAGTTCTCAAG TATGTGTTCTACTTCCTTGTCGTGGGTGCTGCAGTCTGGGCTTCTTCATGGGCAG AGATATCGTGCTGGATGTGGACCGGAGAGAGGCAATCGACCAAGATGAGGATCAAGTATCTGGAAGCCGCTTTGAACCAGGACATTCAGTTCTTTGACACGGAAGTCCGAACATCCGATGTAGTTTTCGCCATTAACTCTGATGCACTGATGGTTCAGGACGCCATTAGCGAGAAG TTTGGTAATTTCCTTCATTACATGGCGACATTTGTGTCTGGATTTTTGGTGGGTTTCACTGCTGCGTGGCAATTAGCTCTCGTCACTCTGGCGGTAGTTCCTCTTATAGCAGTAATCGGAGCTGTTCATGGCATCACATTAGGCAAATTTTCCGGCAGGAGCCAAGAAGCTCTTTCAAGGGCTGGAAACGTTGTCGAGCAG ACCATTGTTCAAATTCGGGTGGTTTTTGCTTTCGTCGGTGATTCACGGGCACTACAGGCATACTCATCAGCATTGAAGGTTTCCCAGAGAAGTGGTTACAAGAGCGGACTCGTCAAGGGGATGGGACTGGGTGCtacttattttgttgttttctgtTCCTATGCACTTCTTCTCTGGTATGGAGGTTACCTTGTTAGGCACCACCTGACCAATGGAGGACTTGCCATAGCTACAATGTTCGCTGTTATGCTTGGAGGACT GGGTTTGGCTGCATCTGCCCCAAGCATTGCTGCGTTTGCGAAGGCGAAAGTTGCAGCAGCCAGAATCTTCCGTATTATTGATCACAAGCCTGGGGTAGACCGGAACAGCGAATCGGGGCTTGAATTAGAATCTGTTACAGGGCTTGTGGAGCTTAAAAGTGTAGATTTCTCCTATCCATCAAGGCCAGAGGTTCGGATCCTTAACAATTTCAACCTAACTGTACCTGCTGGGAAGACTATAGCTTTGGTGGGAAGCAGTGGCTCTGGAAAAAGCACTGTGGTGTCGCTAATTGAGAGATTCTATGATCCCACTTCGG GAGAAGTTTTGCTAGATGGGCATGACATAAAGAACCTTAAGTTAAGGTGGTTGAGGCAACAAATAGGACTTGTCAGCCAAGAACCTGCACTTTTTGCCACAACTATCAAGGAAAACATACTCCTAGGACGGCCCGACGCAGACCAAGTTGAGATCGAAGAGGCTGCCAGAGTCGCCAATGCTCATTCCTTCATTATCAAGCTGCCGGAAGGCTTTGATACTCAG GTAGGGGAACGAGGCTTGCAACTCTCGGGAGGACAGAAACAACGAATAGCAATAGCGAGGGCAATGCTAAAAAACCCAGCAATTCTGCTTTTAGATGAGGCAACTAGTGCATTGGACTCTGAATCAGAAAAGCTGGTGCAAGAAGCCCTAGACCGTTTCATGATTGGGAGGACAACTCTTGTCATCGCCCATCGCCTCTCAACCATTCGTAAGGCTGACCTTGTTGCCGTAATCCAGCAGGGGAGTGTTTCTGAAATTGGAACCCACGATGAGCTCATTGCGAAAGGAGAAAATGGTGCTTATGCCAAGCTCATCCGGATGCAGGAAACAGCCCACGAAACTGCAATGAATAATGCCAGAAAGAGTAGCGCAAG GCCTTCTAGTGCAAGGAATTCGGTAAGCTCGCCAATAATTGCTCGAAATTCCTCCTATGGGCGATCACCATATTCACGCCGGCTATCTGATTTCTCGACTTCCGATTTTAGTTTGTCCTTTGATGCCTCACACCCCAATTACCGccttgaaaaacttgcctttAAGGAGCAAGCCAGTTCCTTCTGGCGCCTTGCAAAGATGAATTATCCTGAATGGGTCTATGCATTATTTGGTTCTATAGGCTCTATCATTTGTGGCTGCCTCAGTTCCTTCTTTGCATATGTTCTAAGTGCTGTCCTCAGTGTGTACTACAATCCGAGCCATGCTTACATGATCCGGGAAATTGAAAAGTATTGCTATCTCTTGATTGGACTTTCATCAGCTGCACTTATCTTCAATACAGAGCAGCATTTCTTCTGGAATATTGTAGGTGAAAATCTGACCAAACGGGTACGGGAGAAAATGTTTGGAGCAGTGCTAAAAAATGAAATGGCTTGGTTTGATCAGGAAGAAAATGAGAGCGGTAGGATTGCATCAAGGCTGGCACTTGATGCCAACAATGTCAGGTCAGCGATTGGAGACCGTATTTCAGTGATTGTACAGAACACAGGACTCTTGCTATTTGCCTGCACTGCAGGGTTTGTTTTGCAGTGGCGTCTTGCCCTCGTCCTCATGGCCGTCTTTCCTTTGGTTGTTGGAGCAACCGTCTTGCAG AAAATGTTCCTGAATGGGTTCTCAGGAGACCTAGAAGCTGCTCATGCCAAGGCCACACAACTTGCAGGTGAAGCCATAGCCAATGTAAGGACTGTTGCTGCCTTTAATTCAGAGAGTAAAATTGTTGGTCTTTTCTCCACCAGGCTCCAAACACCTCTACGACGCTCCTTTTGGAAAGGACAGATTGCCGGCAGTGGATTTGGCGTAGCTCAATTCTTACTTTATGCCTCATATGCACTTGGTCTTTGGTATGCTTCCTGGCTTGTTAAACATGGGATCTCAGACTTCTCAAAGACAATCCGAGTTTTTGTGGTCCTTATGGTATCTGCCAATGGCGCTGCGGAAACATTGACTCTCGCCCCTGACTTCGTCAAGGGTGGTCGAGCCATGAAATCAGTCTTCGAACTTCTGGACCGGAAAACCGAAATTGAGCCTGATGATTCAGATGCCACCCCCGTTCCTGATCGTCTTCGTGGAGAGGTGGAACTAAAGCATGTGGACTTTTCTTATCCCTCACGTCCTGATGTCCCAGTTTTCCGTGACCTTAGCCTTCGTGCTCGAGCTGGAAAAATTCTTGCCCTTGTAGGACCTAGTGGTTGTGGTAAGAGCTCAGTCATTGCACTTATACAGCGCTTCTATGAGCCATCATCCGGACGGGTCACGATTGATGGGAAAGACATTCGAAAATACAATCTCAAATCATTGCGAAAACACATGGCACTGGTTCCCCAGGAGCCATGCCTCTTTGCTTCAACCATTTATGAGAACATCGCCTACGGGAACGAAGCTGCAAACGAGGCTGAAATCATCGAAGCTGCTACTTTGGCCAATGCCCACAAGTTCATATCTGCATTGCCAGAAGGGTACAAAACATTTGTTGGGGAGAGGGGCGTTCAGTTATCTGGAGGACAGAAGCAAAGGATTGCAATTGCTCGTGCTTTAGTAAGGAAGGCAGAGATCTTACTGCTAGATGAGGCCACAAGTGCACTTGATGTTGAGTCTGAGAGATTCGTGCAGGAAGCTTTAGATCGTGCTTGCTCGGGAAAGACAACGATTGTAGTTGCACACAGGTTATCAACAATCAGGAATGCTAGTGTCATTGCAGTGATTGATGATGGGAAAGTAGCGGAGCAAGGATCCCACTCACATCTACTGAAAAACTACCCGGATGGGTGTTACGCCCGTATGATACAGTTGCAGAGGTTCACACATAGCCAAGTCATTGGAATAACATCAGGTTCAAGTTCCACAACTAGACCCAAGGATGATGAAGAGAAGGAAGCCTAG
- the LOC119995021 gene encoding transcription factor-like protein DPB isoform X1, with the protein MVTGGARREAGDKNPVAMSRGGATRSWGTIVSGQSVSTSGSVGSPSIRSEQAMATPASDTTVLRLNNLDIHGDDAGSQAAVGNKKKKRCQRAVGGDKSGRGLRQFSMKVCEKVESKGRTTYNEVADELVAEFADPGNGVTTPDQQQYDEKNIRRRVYDALNVLMAMDIISKDKKEIQWRGLPHTSLNDIEALKAERLGLRNRIEKKAAYLQELEEQYIGLQNLIQRNEQLYTLGNSPSGGVSLPFILVQTRPHATVEVEISEDMQLVHFDFNSTPFELHDDNYVLKAMKFCERPQSDDMTPNYAVDGGEGSSMSNMYQPQIIPPPMTSTPTRPPTTPPIPGILKARVKHEH; encoded by the exons ATGGTTACTGGAGGGGCCCGCCGGGAAGCAGGAGACAAGAACCCAGTAGCCATGTCAAGAGGAGGAGCGACCAGGTCCTGGGGCACCATCGTATCTGGCCAATCTGTATCCACCAGCGGCAGCGTGGGCTCCCCGTCTATCCGTAGCGAGCAGGCCATGGCCACACCCGCCAGCGACACTACTGTCCTTAGGTTGAACAACCTCGACATCCACGGGGACGATGCAGGATCGCAAGCGGCTGTTGG taacaagaagaagaagagatgtcAACGGGCCGTTGGCGGAGATAAGTCTGGTAGAGGACTCCGACAGTTTAGTATGAAAG TGTGTGAAAAAGTTGAAAGCAAAGGAAGAACTACTTACAATGAG GTCGCAGATGAGCTTGTGGCCGAATTTGCTGACCCCGGCAATGGCGTTACAACCCCAGATCag CAACAATATGATGAGAAAAACATACGCCGAAGGGTATATGATGCTCTGAATGTACTCATGGCAATGGATATCATATCCAAAGATAAGAAAGAAATACAGTGGAGGGGTCTGCCTCATACAAGCCTTAATGATATTGAAGCATTAAAG GCTGAGCGTCTTGGACTGAGAAATAGGATTGAAAAGAAAGCAGCATACCTACAAGAACTGGAAGAACAG TATATAGGTCTCCAGAATTTGATACAGCGAAATGAGCAATTATACACCTTAGGAAACTCTCCCAGTGGGGGTGTTTCATTACCGTTCATTTTGGTGCAG ACCCGTCCGCATGCGACTGTGGAAGTGGAAATATCTGAAGATATGCAACTAGTGCATTTTGACTTTAATAG CACCCCTTTTGAACTTCATGATGATAATTATGTTCTGAAGGCAATGAAATTTTGTGAGAGACCACAGAGTGATGATATGACTCCTAATTATGCTGTGGATGGAGGCGAAGGTTCGAGCATGTCCAACATGTATCAACCACAAATCATTCCTCCCCCAATGACAAGCACACCGACTAGACCTCCCACCACACCACCTATTCCTGGGATATTGAAGGCTCGCGTCAAACATGAACATTAG
- the LOC119995022 gene encoding zinc finger protein 593-like: MGKCPNRKVKKRRLSHKTARRTKFLVKGDDMVYDQLQKPEVDKKSLPLDEDLPGMGQYYCMHCDRYFANVTVRDEHIKTKRHKKRVKEMMGPAPHTQLDAELAAGMGMPDNGPKLMSL; the protein is encoded by the exons ATGGGAAAGTGTCCAAACAGGAAGGTAAAGAAGCGACGACTCTCTCACAAGACGGCTCGCCGCACCAAATTCCTTGTCAAAG GTGACGATATGGTCTATGATCAGTTGCAGAAGCCAGAAGTGGACAAGAAATCCTTGCCCCTCGACGAGGATTTGCCCGGGATGGGCCAGTATTACTGCATGCACTGCGA CCGATATTTTGCAAATGTGACGGTAAGGGATGAACACATCAAGACCAAACGTCACAAGAAGCG AGTGAAGGAAATGATGGGTCCTGCACCACATACTCAACTTGATGCTGAACTGGCTGCTGGAATGGGTATGCCAGACAATGGTCCAAAACTCATGTCATTGTGA
- the LOC119995021 gene encoding transcription factor-like protein DPB isoform X2: MVTGGARREAGDKNPVAMSRGGATRSWGTIVSGQSVSTSGSVGSPSIRSEQAMATPASDTTVLRLNNLDIHGDDAGSQAAVGNKKKKRCQRAVGGDKSGRGLRQFSMKDELVAEFADPGNGVTTPDQQQYDEKNIRRRVYDALNVLMAMDIISKDKKEIQWRGLPHTSLNDIEALKAERLGLRNRIEKKAAYLQELEEQYIGLQNLIQRNEQLYTLGNSPSGGVSLPFILVQTRPHATVEVEISEDMQLVHFDFNSTPFELHDDNYVLKAMKFCERPQSDDMTPNYAVDGGEGSSMSNMYQPQIIPPPMTSTPTRPPTTPPIPGILKARVKHEH, translated from the exons ATGGTTACTGGAGGGGCCCGCCGGGAAGCAGGAGACAAGAACCCAGTAGCCATGTCAAGAGGAGGAGCGACCAGGTCCTGGGGCACCATCGTATCTGGCCAATCTGTATCCACCAGCGGCAGCGTGGGCTCCCCGTCTATCCGTAGCGAGCAGGCCATGGCCACACCCGCCAGCGACACTACTGTCCTTAGGTTGAACAACCTCGACATCCACGGGGACGATGCAGGATCGCAAGCGGCTGTTGG taacaagaagaagaagagatgtcAACGGGCCGTTGGCGGAGATAAGTCTGGTAGAGGACTCCGACAGTTTAGTATGAAAG ATGAGCTTGTGGCCGAATTTGCTGACCCCGGCAATGGCGTTACAACCCCAGATCag CAACAATATGATGAGAAAAACATACGCCGAAGGGTATATGATGCTCTGAATGTACTCATGGCAATGGATATCATATCCAAAGATAAGAAAGAAATACAGTGGAGGGGTCTGCCTCATACAAGCCTTAATGATATTGAAGCATTAAAG GCTGAGCGTCTTGGACTGAGAAATAGGATTGAAAAGAAAGCAGCATACCTACAAGAACTGGAAGAACAG TATATAGGTCTCCAGAATTTGATACAGCGAAATGAGCAATTATACACCTTAGGAAACTCTCCCAGTGGGGGTGTTTCATTACCGTTCATTTTGGTGCAG ACCCGTCCGCATGCGACTGTGGAAGTGGAAATATCTGAAGATATGCAACTAGTGCATTTTGACTTTAATAG CACCCCTTTTGAACTTCATGATGATAATTATGTTCTGAAGGCAATGAAATTTTGTGAGAGACCACAGAGTGATGATATGACTCCTAATTATGCTGTGGATGGAGGCGAAGGTTCGAGCATGTCCAACATGTATCAACCACAAATCATTCCTCCCCCAATGACAAGCACACCGACTAGACCTCCCACCACACCACCTATTCCTGGGATATTGAAGGCTCGCGTCAAACATGAACATTAG